The following proteins are co-located in the Tachysurus vachellii isolate PV-2020 chromosome 19, HZAU_Pvac_v1, whole genome shotgun sequence genome:
- the bin2a gene encoding bridging integrator 2a, with protein MPHLHSSFLRSHSGVEKSVKIMAERKSSTSPNLQSKGGAGKFAKQVQRKFSRAQEKVLQTFSKSEETRDAQFELYVQNFQDQQSDGHRIYKDLKAYLNAVRVMRDASSRLFQSLFDVYELEWEGAEDLGAVVEGEDLLWNDYEAKLRDQALLTIESYMSQFPDIRERVAKRGRKRVDYDSTRHNLESLQNAKKRDDVKINKAEEEMKMTKTIFEDMNTELKDELPLLYDSRIGCYVTVFQAISDLRDIFYKEMSQNNKDLQNIMINLKSQHPDKSFVVKTFSRGTLKRRSLKDALSPRSMRASFSELHLTYSSRGTLRRGQSSSFRSDKGKYEPYIPEVLASPARPKPPMNSDCGVSDTDASSPNEHNTEVERTASTAHVPLLDGTETSGSVLSTTNKDAKEENEGTETKESNSLPASEQDGERMSLEIKGDSFSETGDENKQDLNINYSEKVNTKVLSFIEDLEEHSTHSEELNEPESGMENKCL; from the exons ATGCCTCACTTACACAGCAGTTTTCTGAGATCACATTCAGGTGTTGAGAAGAGTGTGAAAATCATGGCTGAGAGAAAAAGTAGCACCAGTCCCAACCTCCAATCAAAAGGAGGTGCTGGCAAGTTTGCTAAACAAGTCCAAAGGAAATTCAGCCGTGCACAGGAAAAG GTTTTACAGACGTTTAGTAAATCTGAGGAGACAAGAGATGCACAGTTTGAATTATATGTACAAAACTTCCAAGATCAGCAG AGTGATGGACACAGAATATATAAGGACCTAAAGGCATACTTAAATGCTGTCAGAG TGATGCGAGATGCATCCAGTCGCCTTTTTCAGTCACTGTTTGATGTTTATGAGCTTGAATGGGAAGGGGCAGAGGACCTTGGGGCTGTTGTAGAG GGGGAAGACTTGCTATGGAATGATTATGAGGCAAAACTGCGAGACCAGGCATTGCTCACAATAGAATCTTATATGAGCCAGTTCCCAGATATCAGG GAAAGAGTTGCAAAAAGAGGCAGAAAACGTGTGGACTATGATTCTACTCGTCACAACCTGGAATCACTGCAGAATGCTAAAAAGAGAGATGACGTCAAGATTAACAAG GCTGAGGAAGAGATGAAAATGACCAAAACAATCTTTGAGGACATGAACACGGAACTAAAAGACGAGCTGCCTCTTCTCTATGATAG TCGCATTGGATGCTATGTAACAGTCTTCCAAGCTATCTCAGACTTGAGAGATATCTTCTATAAGGAAATGTCTCAG AATAACAAGGATTTACAGAATATCATGATAAACCTAAAATCTCAACATCCTGACAAGAGCTTTGTGGTCAAGACCTTCAGTCG TGGAACACTGAAGAGGAGGTCACTGAAAGATGCACTGTCTCCCAGATCAATGAGAGCCAGCTTCTCTGAGCTTCACTTGACTTACAGTTCTCGAGGTACTCTAAG GAGAGGACAATCTTCTAGTTTTAGATCAGACAAGGGCAAATATGAGCCTTATATCCCAGAGGTGCTGGCTAGCCCCGCTAGACCAAAACCCCCAATGAACAGCGACTGTGGGGTTAGTGACACAGATGCAAGTTCCCCAAATGAGCACAACACGGAAGTAGAGAGAACAGCGTCCACTGCACATGTACCTCTATTAGATGGCACAGAAACATCTGGAAGTGTGCTCAGCACTACAAATAAAGATGCAAAAGAAGAGAATGAAGGGACTGAAACAAAAGAAAGTAACTCACTGCCAGCCTCAGAGCAGGATGGAGAAAGGATGAGCTTAGAAATCAAAGGTGACTCATTTTCAGAGACTGGTGATGAGAACAAGCAGGatttgaatataaattattCTGAAAAAGTTAATACTAAGGTCTTATCATTTATTGAAGATCTTGAAGAGCACAGCACCCATTCTGAGGAGCTAAATGAACCTGAATCTGGAATGGAAAACAAATGCCTTTAA
- the racgap1 gene encoding rac GTPase-activating protein 1: METAALNLYSLFGNLRAHVDVLNESIEPQFIQMVLNFEDCRRKWLRVEQDLASCKEVLAKAETERGALEVKLKHARNQVDVEIRRRQKAESDCEKLDRQIQLIRELLVTEGSSSSIQLNDEQRSALAFLSVRSQAPNNLNSSRRLTTIDESASILSDISYDKTDDSLDWDSSVVRNVRLKKRQKRRSSRNHTDGPLAAPKRSRSTGRTSEKGNESLVAKTTVTVPNNGGPIEAVTTLEAVPYWTRSRRKTAAMVWATEDTDSMQSVEVLTRTDSKAEPSTPQSNGGVRLHEFVSKTVIKPESCVPCGKRIKFGKISLKCRDCRVVTHPECRDRCPLPCIPNLSGTPVKIGEGTLADYVSDTSPMIPPLVVHCLNEIEQKGLHETGLYRISGADRVVKELKEKFLRGKTFPLLSKVEDVHAITGLLKDFLRNLKEPLLTFRLNSNFMEAAELADEDNSTALMYQTISDLPQPNRDTLAFLIIHLQRVAQSPDTKMGVTNLARVFGPTIVGHGVPDPDPLRILQDTKRQPRVVERLLSLPAEYWSQFLMVEQDHHQAHADNMVIENNNVYSTPDQKVSMFGPITTPEQQMSKTSSSSSLSQRMRNATLGVITPKFGSKSKSAVSFGRQGNFFASPLLK; the protein is encoded by the exons CCTCAATGAAAGTATTGAGCCCC AGTTCATTCAAATGGTACTGAATTTTGAGGACTGTCGGCGTAAATGGCTAAGAGTGGAGCAAGACTTGGCCTCTTGTAAGGAGGTGCTTGCCAAAGCAGAAACTGAGAGGGGTGCGCTGGAGGTTAAGCTAAAACATGCTCGTAACCAAGTGGACGTAGAAATCCGTCGACGTCAGAAAGCTGAGTCCGACTGTGAAAAATTG GATCGTCAGATTCAACTTATTCGAGAGCTGTTGGTCACAGAGGGCTCTAGTTCAAGTATCCAGTTAAATGATGAGCAGCGGTCAGCTTTGGCTTTTCTCAGTGTACGCTCACAAGCCCCTAACAATCTCAACAGCAGCCGAAG ACTGACCACTATTGACGAATCAGCCTCGATTTTGTCTGATATAAGCTATGATAAAACTGATGATTCATTG GACTGGGACTCTTCTGTTGTCAGAAATGTTCGATTGAAGAAACGTCAAAAGAGA CGCTCCTCAAGAAACCATACTGATGGGCCTCTTGCTGCACCTAAAAGGTCCCGGTCCACAGGCCGCACCTCTGAGAAA GGAAATGAGTCTCTTGTAGCCAAGACCACAGTGACAGTGCCTAACAATGGAGGTCCCATAGAGGCTGTCACCACTCTTGAAGCTGTGCCTTACTGGACCAGAAGCAGGAGAAAGACTG CTGCCATGGTTTGGGCTACAGAAGACACAGATTCCATGCAGTCTGTCGAAGTTTTAACCCGGACTGATAGCAAAGCAGAGCCCAGCACACCGCAGAGCAATGGTGGTGTTCGTCTACATGAGTTTGTTTCCAAAACG GTGATAAAGCCTGAATCCTGTGTTCCCTGTGGGAAGAGGATCAAGTTTGGAAAAATTTCTCTGAAGTGTAGGGACTGTCGTGTGGTCACCCATCCTGAGTGTCGTGATCGCTGTCCCCTGCCATGCATTCCTAATCTGTCTGGGACTCCAGTAAAAATTGGAGAG GGCACCCTTGCAGACTATGTGTCGGACACCTCCCCCATGATTCCACCACTGGTGgtccactgtctgaatgaaatTGAGCAGAAAGGCCTACATGAG ACTGGCCTGTACCGTATATCTGGAGCTGACCGAGTGGTGAAAGAGTTGAAGGAAAAGTTTCTGCGTGGAAAGACATTTCCTCTGCTAAGTAAGGTGGAGGACGTCCATGCTATTACTGGCCTTCTGAAGGACTTCCTGAGAAACCTTAAAGAGCCTCTGCTCACCTTCCGTCTCAACAGTAATTTTATGGAGGCAGCAG AGTTAGCTGATGAAGACAATTCTACTGCACTGATGTACCAAACTATCAGTGACTTGCCTCAGCCAAACAGGGACACGCTGGCTTTCCTAATCATCCATCTGCAGAG AGTTGCCCAAAGCCCTGATACTAAGATGGGTGTGACTAATCTTGCTCGTGTATTTGGGCCGACTATTGTGGGTCATGGTGTACCTGATCCAGACCCACTGAGAATTCTACAGGACACAAAGCGACAACCTAGG gtTGTTGAACGTTTGCTGAGCCTACCTGCAGAGTACTGGAGCCAGTTCTTGATGGTGGAGCAAGACCACCATCAAGCTCATGCTGATAACATGGTTATTGAAAACAACAATGTTTATTCCACTCCAGACCAAAAAG TGAGTATGTTTGGCCCAATCACCACTCCAGAGCAGCAGATGAGCAAGACTTCATCTTCTAGTTCTCTATCTCAGCGTATGAGAAATGCTACACTGGGTGTCATCACTCCTAA ATTTGGTAGCAAGAGCAAATCTGCTGTCAGTTTCGGTCGCCAGGGGAACTTCTTTGCCTCTCCTCTACTAAAGTAG
- the dazap2 gene encoding DAZ-associated protein 2, with amino-acid sequence MNNKGTYPQQAVYPQQSTAPIYPPAMQVPPPQVPPYTDAPPAYSEIYQPRYMHPPQVTGQLPPITTAYPATQMFVPMPQTMPVGAMTPNVPMGYYPMGPVYPPGSTLIVDGGFDTGARFGPGSSASIPPPPPGHAPNAAQLAAMQGANVVMTQRKSNFFMGGSGGGYTIW; translated from the exons ATGAACAAcaaag GGACATATCCACAACAAGCTGTGTATCCTCAGCAGAGCACAGCACCTATATACCCTCCTGCTATGCAAGTGCCACCACCCCAGGTACCCCCATACACAGATGCCCCTCCTGCTTATTCTGAG ATCTATCAGCCAAGGTATATGCACCCACCCCAGGTTACTGGCCAGCTACCTCCAATAACCACTGCATACCCTGCAACTCAGATGTTTGTGCCCATGCCCCAGACTATGCCTGTTGGTGCAATGACCCCTAATGTTCCCATGGGATACTACCCCATGGGACCTGTGTATCCTCCAGGCTCTACACTCATAGTGGATGGGGGATTTGATACTGGAGCTCGATTTGGCCCTGGTAGCTCTGCTTCCATACCT CCCCCACCTCCTGGACATGCTCCAAATGCAGCTCAGCTGGCAGCAATGCAGGGTGCAAATGTGGTGATGACACAACGCAAGAGCAACTTCTTCATGGGTGGTTCAGGAGGGGGTTACACTATTTGGTAA